The following nucleotide sequence is from Aspergillus luchuensis IFO 4308 DNA, chromosome 1, nearly complete sequence.
AGTCAGAGGCCAGCGCTAGCGCCAGCGCCAAAGCGAAAACAGCTGGTGATGCCGGAGGCGATGCGATGGCCGCAATGCGACAGACTTCTGAGCCAGGAGAGCTGGAGTATGTGGCATCGCTGCCTGATATTTCGCCTGGGCACGCCTCTCAGCGCCCCAGTACTGCAAGCAGTGCTAGCAATGGAGTAGAGCCATGCTTCACTCCTGGCCCTGAAAAATCGCAAGAGCTCAGCGATATCTCTAGTCTCAGAAGCAGTAGATCTAGCAGTGTCTTCAGTCCAGTGGCTCCGAAATATGAGGCAGAATCCGGACTGCGATGGAATCGGATTGCGCCTGGTTCGTATGACCGCCTGTCTTCTATTTCTGTTCGATTCTAGGACACACGAAGAAAGTCACTAGTACTAGTCTGGCTGACAGAATTCTAGCACTCAATCTCCTGCAAAATGCCTGTCATGAGgcgcagcagcggcagtgcGACAGTCGCTTGGCTCGGATGTTGTACGTGGATGCTTTAAGTTACCTTCTCGATGGACTCCCCGACGATATGAGCGCCCAAGAAACCATGATAATTCAGGAAAATCTTCCTTCTGGTGTCAAAGAATCTTTGGCTGCGCCTGCCGTGACTGATCCATCCGCGGCAGGGCTTCACAGTATGCTTACGGGAAAGAATTCTCCACCTGAGCGATCTTACCTTCATCGACTGCTGTCGTCGATTATCGTCCACTTCTTCATAATGTTGCAATTCCTCATGCCATATGTGAAAATCCTCGTGTACCATCTGTACCGATATGAGCGATCCCATCGGTTAACGGAACGCGCCGTAACAAAGGTTCTGGATGCGGCTGATAACTTTGGTAAAAGAGGTATGGTTGTGGGGGCTGCAGTCCTGAATTACAACGAAGGGAGAGTGAGCGCAAATATGATGGAGCTTGCAGCCTGGTGGGTGACAAGCATTGCAGGTGGTATCTACGAGGGATTTGCGGAGGGCATGATTATTATGGGAGTCACCCAATCGCATGTTGAGCTGGGGAAGGCTTTTGTGCAGGCTTCGCGGTCATGAGGTACGATTGAGCAAACTAGATTGAATAAGTTGGGTATGTATTTCAAGCGTAGAGATAGACTGTTATAATGTGACATGACTATTACACAGCAAGGGCCATACACTTCTACCATGACTGTTTGTTTTCCAGCGCTATTGTATtacctttccctcccatgTGAAGTGGAGATGCTACCATAGAAACCCAGATAACCGCCGGAGATAGCGGACATAAGCACCTCCgactcttcatcttcgctcGCCGCACCCCTGAGCATTTCCGACCACCAATTCCAAGCATCATGTCGACAACCCGCTTGCCCAACGTCCCTGCGCTTCGGAAACAGCAGCTTCTCCTAGAATTGTGAGCATGCTTAATACCACTCGACTGACTAAACCGTGGTGTTGACTGTCTCTGCAGCGCAAGCTTGCAACATGCCGCTCCTCCGGGAACTTACATGAGCCTCAGCCCGGGCGATCCAACGCTTTGGTTGGGAGTCATCTTTGTCCGCTCTGGTATGTATACTCAATTGATTATGATGACGGCGATCTGACGATCTTGTCTGTATAGGCCCCTATGCCTCCGCCGTCCTCCGCTTCCAGATCCGTTTCCCCACGTCCTATCCCGATATGCCTCCTCTAGTGAACTTCGCCACTGACGTCTTCCATCCCTTAATCGTCCCCCTCACCACATACACATTCAGCACCGGTGCCTCAAGCGAGGATCCAGTCAGCGCAACAGACGAAGAGCGGCTACCCCCTGGCGGGTTCAGTCTGCGGCACGGATTCCCGCACTGGTTCGGCCGCGCAAAGCGAGCTGGATTACAATCGGCCACTCCGCCTAGAGATACCGCTAGTGTGCGTAATTCGACTGCTACCAGCGAAGGGGTATCCAACACCCTATGCAGGGAAAGCATCTCCGGGGATAACGGCACCGCCGCTGAACCAACGGAGCCTCAGTtgaaagaagaggacgaagatgagaacgaggatgaaggcgaggCCGTCGCCCCGTCGTCGGTAGAAAAACCGGTCGAGCCTAGGAAGACCGTTCCTGTATCAGAGCTGCTGGATTACATTCGGTCTACGTTCGACAATGAGACGGTTCTCGATTCTTTACCGCTGGAAGCAGCTGGAAACCCGAGTGCGTGGCATGCGTGGAAGGCTCATCGGAAGGGAAGCACTGCTTCTGCATCGAAGAAGGGGAGCCCGCAGGCGAGGTCCCCGGGAGACTGGCATTGGGATGGGATCTGGGCCAGACGGGTGCAGAACGAGATCGAGGCTAGTAGTTCGGATGCGATGTTGTATGGGAATGCGACGCGGGGAGGAGTCGAGGAGATGGTAATACCTGATACACAGTGTGTTAATGATCAGCTGCTAACAAGCTCACAGATTCGGTTCAGCCGCCTCGACGAATCCACCCTGGCATCAGTCaaagagatgatgattccACGCACAGAGGCAGTGCGCGAGTAATTCAATATACCCTTAATAGAATCGATCGTGGCTCAGTTGACCTGACCTGATCTCATacataataaaaaaagtcaTCAATCAAGGCTGTCATCAtgacccatccatccatccatccatcgtgCCTGCCTAGTACGTCACATCCGTGGCAGTGCCAGAACACCATCcatacatccatcccctcTATAGTACTCTCTACCTCTAACCTCCTCTCAAAAACCATCTTAACTACTCTTACCACCTCCTACTCATCCAATTACCAAAATCATACCTTCTACAATACACCCATAACCCAATATGTCTAGCTGGTATTCGCAATAcaaatcatccatcaccGTCATCCTCTTAGTCCTCGTCcccatcgtcgtcatctgcAGCATCCTCGCCATCGCCCTCCTCTGCTCGGAATTCTGGAGCACCCGAAAGTCAGTCACCTGGGTGTTCTGGGTCAAGCCGCAGGATCGTCAGAAAGGGAAACGAAATTCCCAGCCGGATCTCGAACGGGGTCGGAACCCGCCTGCTTATCAGGAACCGCTGCGCAgacgggaggaggagaattgAATTGGGGTTTTAGTTCCGAAGATCAGGTTTTATGATTGATGGTGGTTCTGGATATCGAGGCTGTTGTGGTGTTGGTTGGGTACTATGAAGATCGCCGATCTGGTTTTGAATCTCGTGGAATAGACTTCGAGGGCATGCGAGTAGACTTTTGGTACACTGTATCGGGGGTGAGACGACTACTGAGGTTCGAATGGCCCTGTTTATGTGGAGCGCTTCTCGACAGAGACGTTTGGCTTAGATGATACTGATGCAGATCGTTGGAAAGGGTTCGGCTAATCTTGTTTTGGGACAGCCACAGGGCATGGTTGGTTTGGGCTCACGATGGCGCGACTTGGCCTATGCCAGTGAAGGATCTTATATGCCAGGGACCTACACTAGAGGATTGACCTTTTATATGTGGCTGCCACTATACATGTGATAAGTCGCAGGCAGGCTATATGGTTGCTTGGGGAATATGCTTCCGTGAAGGACAGTACAGGAGTTATGGCGTTAGTTTCATGTTAACAGTTTGCTGTTTGACAAGCGGGGAATCAAATCTGCTCTTTATGCTATTACTTCAATGCACTCGGAATCCGGCCTCTTAGATCGAGGCGGGATTATATTACTTCCGTTCGAACTATACATATGAGTCCGTATCAGACGTTATAATGACATAAAGGGTATCACAAAttcatatctatctatacaccatcaccctcgacgtcatccccatcctcaacccTACCCTCCACAAAATTCCTCAACCTCGGCGCATCCTCACCATtatccccccttcccctcgaACCCCACACCGGCTCCCCATTATCATCAAACTCCGCCCACTGAAAGAACCCAcatcccttcttccccggcgCAAACCCAGCGTAACACATCCACATATACCTCCCCCgattctccctcttcctttgcaCACACCTCAACACCGTATGTTCCCCACACCGACAACGGGGTGTATACCGCGGATGCAACGACTCGCGATACCAGCGATAAGTGATATTAATCCTCGCCGTACCAGAAACAGGATGCGGAATGACCGTCCTAGCAGGGACAATGGAATGTTTCCATTCCTCCTGCATCTCTGCATgcatgatgaggagggagttaTGCGGTAGGTGGATGGAGATCTGgcccccatcatcaccattattctcatcctcattgtCGGTGTCAACAGGAAGGATCTTCCTTACGCGAAACTCCCTCTCCACGCCTAGACTCAAGCTTCCGATGACGGGTCTCGGGCCGAGATACGTCAGTTCGTCGGAGTGCCAGCCTACGCTTTCTGTGGGGCCGGCGTAGCAGTTTACGAATGCGGCGTTGGGGGTCCACTCTAGTGGGGATTGAAAAGGGAGCTTGGGGCCCCGGGCTTTGATCTGCTCGTTCACGGTGCGTTGGACTTTGGCGGCGACGGTGCGCATGTGCGGGGTGATTTGCCGGACGTTGGACCGGTAGGTGCCGCCGTAGGTGTATTCTGAGgtgtgggagtggtggtcTTCTGGTGTGGAGACGTAGATGCTGGCTGAATGGGGGCTTTGGACTGTTCGGTCGAAGAGTTGGAAGTGGGGTCTGGTGAAGTGCGGGGATTCGGAGAGGAGttcggagaggagggcgttTGCaagggatggggggaggaagttgtgGATCAGGGTGCAGGGGGTGTGTGCTGCTATGGAGGCGGGGGAGTAGAGGTGGAGGGTTTGGCCTTTCTTTGTGAGAGgcttggggatggtggtCGGGGAAGTTGAGGTTAAGCATGTTTGGATGGCTGGGGTTCCTGGGACGGCTGTCGCGCGTTTCTTGAGCGGAGGTGCTGAGCCAGATTGGATCTGGGTTTGAGTTTGGGCTTTGATAGTGGATGAGGCTGTTTCCACGCAGCCATTGCTCGAAACCAGGATTTCCATCAGCATGTCCAGGGTCATGGTTGGGAAGAGTGACATCAGGAGGGCCAATTTCAGGTCGGTGGACTCTTCgtcggttgttgttggtgatggagggctCCGGGGCCTCTTCCGGGAGACGAAGCGATCCATGGAGAGGATCTCCAGGTCGAGCTGGAAGCCATGAGggaaatggaggggaagctgGGGAGGGATGTTGAAGGTTTATTTGAAGGTTTGCTGCAACTGGAATTGATATCCTTATCGACACGTGATTGCTCTCAAAGTGGCCAATCAGCGCACTACGTCATAGATCAGGACAACGGAGTTAATTGTACTTTTGCTGCTTGTCATCTGCCTGAGCTAAGTCATAGCCATCATGGAGAGGACTTTGAAGGGATGAAATAAGTGACTTTTCAATACAACACGCTAGTCAGATAGAAGAAATCTACCAATTGATGACGATGCAGCCTCAGGAGCAACACGAAGTGATTGTGGTGGGTGCAGGTATGGGTGTTTTTCGCCTGCCATTGTCTGACTCTTAGACTGCCTACTTACTCGTGGTTACTAGGACTCGCTGGtcttgcagcagcaaagacGTATCTTGAGCTGGCGCCGGAAACAGATCTATTAATGCTTGAAGCGGTATTCTATCCCGCACCAAATACCCATCCAGCTATCCACTGATCTGCATTGACAGCGTTCGGCTGTAGGCGGCGTATGGGCAAACAGCTATGAAGGGCTTCATACCAACAACCTCTACGGAACTTATGAGTTTTCGAGTTTCCCTCTTGATCCGACCAAATATGATGTGCAACCAGAAGCTCCCATTCCTGGATACGCGCTCAAGCAGTATTTCGATGACTTCATCGATCATTTCGATCTTCGACGACGGACTCGATTCAACACTCATGTGCATACAGTAGAAAAGGCTGACGGGATCTGGGGGCTTCACACCGACTCGGTACTCTATACGTGCAATAAACTCATCATGAGCCCGGGACTGTTCTCGACTCCGAATGAATTCTCAATTCCAGGACAGGAAAGCTTTGGGAAACTTATAATGAATCACTCTCAGCTCGGAACGACAGGCACTTTGTTGGCAAATGACCCAGCGGTAAAATCGGTGACTGTGATTGGGGCCTCAAAGTATGGATATGATGCCGTGTATCTTATGGCCTCTCATGGTAAACGTGTGGAATGGATCATTCGTAAGTCTGGAGGGGGTGCTGTCTGGATGGCGTTGCCATGGCTTTGGCTTGGACCCTGGCGATTGAAGCTGGAAGGCCTAACAACCACCAGAATCATCACCTGGTTCAGTCCTTGCATCTGGGGAAATTGTGATGGGTTTGGATGGGTGCGAGGACTGCTCCATGGGACAGCGCTGGGAAGGTGGCTAGTGCGATCGTTCTGGAATAAACTAAATGGGGATGCCATTGAGGTCAATGGCTACCGGAGAGAAGCGGCGTTGAGAGATCTGGAACCAGATGGAAGGTAAGATCACCGAAAGCCAATTTTCATGACTAACAGCGGGTCACAGTGTGTTCTGGACGGGTCGTCTGGGGGTTCTCAATTATCCCACGGATATCTATGATTATGTTCGGTCAGGGCAGGTGAGCGTGAAGAGAAAGGACATATCGCACTTATCAGAAGGCCAAGTCAACTTCACCGATGGCACAGATCTACAAACCGATGCTTTAATTAGAATAACTGGATGGAAGCTGGTACCAAGCATCAAGTACGAGCCCGAAGGACTAGAAGGCAGCTTGGGGATTCCCACCAGGAATCCCTTCAAAGACCGGAAAGTCTGGGATCATTTCGACCGTGCCGCGGATGAAGAGATACTCGATCGGTTTCCAGGTCTGCGTGACCGACCAGCTGTGGAGATTCCTTACGAGCCCGGGCTCAGTCCTTTCCGGCTCTACCGCGGAATTGCGTCTCCAGAGTTGACAGCCAAAGGCGATCAGTCCATTGCATTCTTGAAGATGCTTACTGGACCGAGCAACGCCATTCTGGTCGAGGTGCAGGCCCTCTGGACATATGCCTATCTCAACAATCAGGTCCCAATTGACCGATCGAAGGTGTATTATCAGACAGCATTGACCAGTCGATATGGAAAGCACCGACATCCATATGGTTTCGCGAGTTGGTATCCAGAGACGATCTTCGACGCGGTCCCGTATTTGGATATGCTATTGATGGACCTGGGGATCAacaggtggaggaagagaagctggGTGCGAGAGGTTTTTGAGGAGTACACAGTGCATGATTACCGAGGGATCAATGAGGAGTGGAAACAGCAACACAAGTTGCTCTCTTAACATACTCTGAATGTTTTAGTGGGTAAAACTAACCAGATAGTTTCCGTGCTAATCTGGTATGTGAAGCAGAAGTTATCCAAAATTTCAAAGATAATTTCGAAGACGATCATAGGATAAATATTCTAACCCGCCCCTTAACCCAAAGCACACCACTGACGCCAATCTAGCCAAACCAACCATACTCCTGACCCCAAAACCCAGTAGTATACACAAAAAATCATACAACATCCTCCAAATCCCAATCCCATACAACCCACCCTACCCCAACTCGCCCCACCTCCCATCCCCCAAAtacacctccccctcacGATGATACTTCCTCAACCCCCCGgcccccctcaacccatcgtacacctccaccaccgcccttaAAGCCACCCACGTCCAGCCCGGAAACCCCTCATCAGCCGGATTCGAATCCCTC
It contains:
- a CDS encoding putative CUE domain protein (COG:S;~EggNog:ENOG410PK17;~InterPro:IPR005123,IPR003892,IPR010666,IPR032854, IPR027450,IPR037151;~PFAM:PF06839,PF13532;~go_function: GO:0008270 - zinc ion binding [Evidence IEA];~go_function: GO:0016491 - oxidoreductase activity [Evidence IEA];~go_function: GO:0043130 - ubiquitin binding [Evidence IEA];~go_function: GO:0051213 - dioxygenase activity [Evidence IEA];~go_process: GO:0006281 - DNA repair [Evidence IEA];~go_process: GO:0006307 - DNA dealkylation involved in DNA repair [Evidence IEA];~go_process: GO:0035552 - oxidative single-stranded DNA demethylation [Evidence IEA];~go_process: GO:0055114 - oxidation-reduction process [Evidence IEA]): MDRFVSRKRPRSPPSPTTTDEESTDLKLALLMSLFPTMTLDMLMEILVSSNGCVETASSTIKAQTQTQIQSGSAPPLKKRATAVPGTPAIQTCLTSTSPTTIPKPLTKKGQTLHLYSPASIAAHTPCTLIHNFLPPSLANALLSELLSESPHFTRPHFQLFDRTVQSPHSASIYVSTPEDHHSHTSEYTYGGTYRSNVRQITPHMRTVAAKVQRTVNEQIKARGPKLPFQSPLEWTPNAAFVNCYAGPTESVGWHSDELTYLGPRPVIGSLSLGVEREFRVRKILPVDTDNEDENNGDDGGQISIHLPHNSLLIMHAEMQEEWKHSIVPARTVIPHPVSGTARINITYRWYRESLHPRYTPRCRCGEHTVLRCVQRKRENRGRYMWMCYAGFAPGKKGCGFFQWAEFDDNGEPVWGSRGRGDNGEDAPRLRNFVEGRVEDGDDVEGDGV
- a CDS encoding uncharacterized protein (COG:S;~EggNog:ENOG410PR2Y;~TransMembrane:1 (o255-278i)), whose product is MDEFDDLTALSDTMVYRQVLMAFSPVIPASLRRRISRLYPSMHRSVKSEASASASAKAKTAGDAGGDAMAAMRQTSEPGELEYVASLPDISPGHASQRPSTASSASNGVEPCFTPGPEKSQELSDISSLRSSRSSSVFSPVAPKYEAESGLRWNRIAPALNLLQNACHEAQQRQCDSRLARMLYVDALSYLLDGLPDDMSAQETMIIQENLPSGVKESLAAPAVTDPSAAGLHSMLTGKNSPPERSYLHRLLSSIIVHFFIMLQFLMPYVKILVYHLYRYERSHRLTERAVTKVLDAADNFGKRGMVVGAAVLNYNEGRVSANMMELAAWWVTSIAGGIYEGFAEGMIIMGVTQSHVELGKAFVQASRS
- a CDS encoding uncharacterized protein (COG:Q;~EggNog:ENOG410PW8M;~InterPro:IPR036188;~PFAM:PF07992,PF13738), with the protein product MTMQPQEQHEVIVVGAGLAGLAAAKTYLELAPETDLLMLEARSAVGGVWANSYEGLHTNNLYGTYEFSSFPLDPTKYDVQPEAPIPGYALKQYFDDFIDHFDLRRRTRFNTHVHTVEKADGIWGLHTDSVLYTCNKLIMSPGLFSTPNEFSIPGQESFGKLIMNHSQLGTTGTLLANDPAVKSVTVIGASKYGYDAVYLMASHGKRVEWIIRKSGGGAVWMALPWLWLGPWRLKLEGLTTTRIITWFSPCIWGNCDGFGWVRGLLHGTALGRWLVRSFWNKLNGDAIEVNGYRREAALRDLEPDGSVFWTGRLGVLNYPTDIYDYVRSGQVSVKRKDISHLSEGQVNFTDGTDLQTDALIRITGWKLVPSIKYEPEGLEGSLGIPTRNPFKDRKVWDHFDRAADEEILDRFPGLRDRPAVEIPYEPGLSPFRLYRGIASPELTAKGDQSIAFLKMLTGPSNAILVEVQALWTYAYLNNQVPIDRSKVYYQTALTSRYGKHRHPYGFASWYPETIFDAVPYLDMLLMDLGINRWRKRSWVREVFEEYTVHDYRGINEEWKQQHKLLS
- a CDS encoding uncharacterized protein (TransMembrane:1 (o12-34i)); amino-acid sequence: MSSWYSQYKSSITVILLVLVPIVVICSILAIALLCSEFWSTRKSVTWVFWVKPQDRQKGKRNSQPDLERGRNPPAYQEPLRRREEEN
- a CDS encoding putative ubiquitin-conjugating enzyme (COG:O;~EggNog:ENOG410PIZU;~InterPro:IPR016135,IPR000608;~PFAM:PF00179): MSTTRLPNVPALRKQQLLLEFASLQHAAPPGTYMSLSPGDPTLWLGVIFVRSGPYASAVLRFQIRFPTSYPDMPPLVNFATDVFHPLIVPLTTYTFSTGASSEDPVSATDEERLPPGGFSLRHGFPHWFGRAKRAGLQSATPPRDTASVRNSTATSEGVSNTLCRESISGDNGTAAEPTEPQLKEEDEDENEDEGEAVAPSSVEKPVEPRKTVPVSELLDYIRSTFDNETVLDSLPLEAAGNPSAWHAWKAHRKGSTASASKKGSPQARSPGDWHWDGIWARRVQNEIEASSSDAMLYGNATRGGVEEMIRFSRLDESTLASVKEMMIPRTEAVRE